The sequence GAGTTCGGTGTCTCGAGGGCATTGCAACAAGTCTTGCACTTCGAGTCACCTTAGCTTGTGCCTGCAGGCGTAAGGTGTTTTAAGTAAGTCATTGAAACCGAGCTTCGAGGAATCATGAACTCGAAACACACCCGTAACGATAAAGCCTTCTTTTTCGACATGCATACGCAGTCATCGACGTTGCACAAACGTCAACTAAAGAAGCTGGTCAAGTTGTTCAAATACAGATGAGAAAACCTGTGCCTCCGTGAAGAATGTCAAAAACAAACgaattagttttctttttttaatagccATAGTAGCTAAATACGCACGACCCGAATACGCCTACTTTACCTGCCTAAGCTTTTGCAAAAAAGCCAGGTGTTATATCTTAACATGTCGGATTCAAGATCGTCGAACTGGAGCAATCAAACCACTCAAAACGTATTGTTTTCTCGAATATTGCTTCCGAATGTGCCTGTAGCTAGTTGGCGTGCGCTAAGATAAAGCATTAGGTTACTTCTACCACGCCATATTGTTCTGCGGTACTCGAATCCTCACACACtcacaaaaaacaaataaaaaaagttcaCGCGTGTACATGCTTCTTAGAGAAGAAAATATATCTAAACAAACAATCGCTTGCTATCCGCCGAAACTGCATGGTACACACACTTGGAACTGTGAGAGGTAACCATGCTGTCGGCTTCGTTAAACCACCGAaaataaactagaaaaaaaactACTCACGTGTTTTCAGTTGTGGAATTTTCCTGGACTCGAGACCCGgcgtggtggcttagcggatgTGGCGTTCCTCTGCTAGGCACGTTGGTTGCGGGTTCGAATCCCAACCGCGATGTCGGCATTTCTATgggcgcacgctaaagaaccgCAGTTGGTCACAATCGacccggactcccccactacggcgtgcctcataaccagatcgtagttttggcacgtaaaacctaagatttttttttttctctgggctCGAGCGAGTTTTACCAAGCGCAAGTTATGGGCACTGTGGTTTTCTTATTAAAAAAATTTTGCGTGTctgctattccggcaaacgggggcggtttcggcggattgccggatgtgcggaggcgtaaacgtgagcggccggagcggtgcagccgcctggtggccgtatagctcaaccagacaaacacagagctaaaattgcagtaacccactacaTCCTGCTTCGCTGATAGTGCACATTTTCGggagcggcgtaattgtgaacacgcagcagctaagcagaataaaCAAATTGGCTCTGTGTTCGTTTGGTTGACCTTTGCACTACCAGTTGGCGCTACCAATCTGGCGGCTCACGTTTACACACCCGCTCAACCGGCAagccgcccgcgcttgccggaataccgcacgcactaaaattctctattaaTGGAATCTGCGGTACGTGAATGGACGGAGACCTACTGTTCCTTTGATTCAGCCGACACGAAGCCTAGAAATAATCAGCCATTGTTTGACAACATTGTGGCAGCAATCAGCCTTGCACACGGTAAAACATGTGCagacatacagggtgtttcagcgaacactataaaaaatctttaaaagttctCTGTTGCAGATATGATAATTCtcgttcatgagctggtctacccgaagcggcggacaatacttgcacaaaaactgACAGGAAATCGACTAATACATAAAAATTCACTCATCaaggttttaactaattacattatggcccatattgcaatttacaaattctagccgtggagttcgcaaggcaaatccacttggaaggaattttcaacatgacaccagtttcaagatatagattcccgaactttgaggagaaatgcattggcgttccagttaatttgttaacgaaACGCCGTTTCAtccactgaagcacacaagtaattggaacgcccgtgcatttctccgcaaagtttgggaatttatatctcgaaactggtgtcgtcctgacaattcgttccaagtggatacgccttgcgaaatACACGTCTAGAacttgtaaatttcaatatgggtCATACGATAATTAGCTaaaagataattagtgaattattgttaattagtcgaagctgcatttcaactttttgtgcaagtagtgtccgccgcttcgagttgACCGGCTcgtaaactagaattgagctatctgccacaggcaacatttaaaaatttatgaaagaTTTCGcggaaacaccctgcatatatgtAACGCAACTGCCTTAATTTCATTTAATATACTTATAATTTATTACTTATATGCTTATGTACTTTATATACTTATATAACTTACTATACTTATAATATAATTTACATATAACCACGCACAAACAGCGAATACGACCGGTGTTGCCGAAGCGCTGTCGGAATGTCCGAGTTGTGTGCATCCCCTCGCCTCgcgttccttttccttctttcgaTGTTCTGAGGTCCGTAGCAAATTTGCACTGCCACTACCATGAACAATTTTCGTTTTATAGTCGACAGCTCCAagacgaaacaaaaaaaaaaaacttttttactACCTCTCTTCTCAACATCGACGTCTCCTTGCAAGACCCAACGTGAAAGTGTAGACCCTGAGTCTAAAAATCGTCAGGAAATTCCTTCGTTCAAACCTAGCTCTCAACGACTCGTGGCGCCGTATTCAACCGAAAAGACTGAATTCCCTTCTTCGATGCCGTCGTTGCGTTTCTCTGTAGGCAGAAAACGTATACTAAGACAATGAGGCGagaattagagagagagagagagagagagaggaagggttTCACTCCGCATTGCATCACGTGCAGCGCAACTTTCCTCGTCTGCCACACCCGGGGCCTAACGACGTGACCCTGAGAAGCACTCCGCTGCTCCACCAGTCGACCGCCTTCCTCCCTCGGCCGGCATTCCTAATCCCCGTCTACGGGAGAGAGGTTCTTGAGGGAAAGAGGGAAGGCTGGGGCACTGTGTTCTGCAACcgttgcgggagcacggctcagcgccagccgTCTGCACGCGGACGCCTCAATTGGTGCGTGCGCGCTCCTTTCTTTCCACGAGAACGTCCCTCGTGGTTCTCGCAGCCATCCGTTCTACGCCCATCGTTCGCTCGTCGTATTTCTCTGGAATGCGCTTGCGTACGCAGTTCTTTTTCCCtctcgtttcttttctttgctttccCGGTTTTCATCAGCCTCGCGTTCACTCCTCCCTATCTGAAGCAACGGATCATCATTCGCATTTCATCAGCGCACTCGCTTCCTCGCGAACCAGCCCACCGTTTCGTCTGCAGGCGGCGTGTCGTCTGCTCTGCCGCGGCAGACGCCGCATTCCTTCGGCCCGGCTTATGCGTGGGACGTAGTCGCATCTTAATGCATCAGCACACTGCAAAAGTCAAGTGAACGTGCGAGAGGCTGAAGCCCAAAATCCCGGAGCTCTCAATCGTGCCGCGGTAACGCTAACCGGAATAACTTTTCCTGCACACAACTCGCCGGCTCTTAACTCGAAGTGTGCGATTCGGTTGGCGGCCGTATAGCTGTGACGACGCCTCACTTCAACACGCATCGAAATTGCCAGCAACGTAAGTTAAAGCAACGTAACGAAGATTGCTAGCAACGTAATTACCCTATGACCCGTCCTCggaaggtacgaaccgctgctgaagaagcgaattgtAGAGCTGCGCGCGCAGTCGTAACCAGGCAACGcagggctcagcagaccgctgtgcaaaGAGCAGGACAacccgcagctcgccgtcgaagCCGGAAGGACAGTTCAGATCATTCTTGTGGAAACGACGCGAATACCTTGTAGTGTGTGGGGCCGCAAATGGAGCTCCTGTGGAGCTtctgctcctccagcttacgcagCGACTGCACTTCGTGTGCCATGCAAGCCTGCAACTTTTTTTGAAAATGGTTATAGGCGCAAGAAAGTGGACACGCACAACGGAATAAAAGACACGGACAGGCGCACGCTAAGTTGTAGCGAAACGACTTCTTACTAAACTGTTTTACTAAACCGTAACTTTTTACTAAGACGAAATCCAAAATTTTAATTAGTTTTATATAGACGTAACGCCCATAGATAAGGCAATTTGACCCGTTCTTCTAGTATTATAATTCACCGGGTGTTTCTTTTTCATGCCGTTGTGGAAGAGCGCCCTCGTAAAGTGGTTCTGCCACTATACGCTCTCCTCAAATGTGTTGCACCTCCTTGAGTTTTCTGAATCGAGGTGGCGCGAATTTCACGCTGGTTGATCGCGGTGCTTGAGGTGTGTAACGGCGCAAGTCAACGTGTTCAGTGAAATCTTTTCATGTAAATTGAGTGACACCCTACACGTGTCCGCTTATGTGGTCTTCGTGCTACTGCTGTGACCGACGGGCTTGCAACTCAGACGAAGCACGTGAGCTTACGCAGGGTACGTAAGGAGCAACATCCAGGCCACGAGTTTACCCACAAGCAAAATAGGGCTTCAGGTCATATGTAAAGAAATTGGTTCTCTCGTAGGCGCAGCATTTTCTGTCCTCTTCGTGACACGTTTTATGGGCCTGACTTATTTGTCACAACGGCATTCTCACCTTCCATTACAAAGGTTTTGAACACGAAGCAGGTTTCGCGGTATGCACAAGGCCAGATAAGTTACTAAATTATGTCTGCGTCAACGTTCACACGTTGGCACCTTTCCTGCGATCCTGACAACGGGCAGAACGTAGTGTTTTAAGTTGTTCGAAACACACATCACTTTTCTGCGAAACTGCAATACTAGTTGTGCTAACGCGAATAAATATCGACCCTAAACAAATTCAGAACGTTTCCCCCTGCCTGCCAATAAAATAAATATGTTATAGAGACGCAAAGCAAGAACCAACTCGTAAGGTTGAAGAAGATATCTATTCATATTGTAGATGTTACGCTAAGTTCTTATGTTCTGTAGTCGCTCTCGTGGTGAGGCAGGCATGCATGGTTATGGTGATAGCACATTGTTAGTGTTATGCGCAACGAATTTGTGAAATCATGGTGCCAATGTATATGTTCTTTCAAGGACAAGCACAAGAAAGGTTAAGGCCTATTAAAGAGACACAAGTGTCCGTTTCAATGTGCCTTAACCGTTCGTTCTCCACTTCCTTAGCGCTGTGTATACTCAAACACGGTATACATTTGTAAGACCCAAGACAattgggtaagtcattaataCAGATTAGGGGCACTATTACACCCAGGTTGCAACCCTGCAGTACACCTTTATTAGCATTCCTGAATTGAGAGAAAGCGCCGGAAAAGCCAACAATTTCACACCTATCTCGTAAGTAACTGCGAAGTATTAGTAAGGGTGGACCTGTTTTCCTGGTGGCCTGAAAACGGTcatcgagaaaaaagaaaggatgtacACGGGTCAATATGCGTTAACCGTAATTTTTTATTAGGTGAGCGCTACGCCCAGAAAGGCAGAGGGGCAGCAAAATAACTTTCAGCGTGTCTTCGTACCTTCCAAAAATTAATCAAATGCCCGTGACTGTCACAGTCGGTGAGTGCTCGAATCCCCTGATTTGCAGGAAGCTAGCGAGTTTGTCCTCGACGGCCTATAGCTGCGACAGCCGTCGCGGTAACCGCGAGCAGCATTAATGGGGCGACTCCACGAAAGAACGCTCATCTTCCCCTCGTGTCTCCCAACGCACGGTCAAAGTTATCACCGCATTGAGAGAAATATAAAACAAAATTTTAAACGCACCTTTACATCTTGTCTAGGAAAACATAGCAGTCAAACGCCCTCCCAGCGACGACAGGTAAAGCCGTGCATGTTTTCATGTGGAACTGGTAAGCCTGTCAAAGCAGAATCGATTCATTGTCGGCCGAGTCCGGCGCCGTGCGTTAGTTGTGTATAGCGATTTCGAGTACACAGCTTCTATCCCAGCTAAAGTTCTCCCCGCGGAACTTCTGTCCCCCACTAGCATCATCGATTTCCTCAAAATCACGGGAACCATGTCCCTTTAATTCTGTTACTCTAACGGCTTTCGGAAGGCAACGAATGTTTTTCTTGCAGCTCCAAGTGAATTTGACAAAAATTACTGAACTATCCCGCCTTACACGTCGGCCGATACCCATAGTAAACCACGTGTCTCGCCGATGCAACCTAGTCACAGAGGTGGCAAGCTCTTCATCTCCGCCTCGGCTTGTTAAAATCACATGATAGACTGTTTCATTAACGTTCGTACAGCTTGGCGAGCTAGAGCCGGCGCACCCTTCCGTTGGCTCGTCTGTTTTTCGAGGGAGAAGGAACAACTGAGCGATCGGTTGGTAGTCTCTCATTTGTACTTGGACTAAGCCTTCGAGACATCGGAGCGACTGGCCGGCGAAGTGTTCCAAGTTTCGAAGGGTGCCTGTCACCTCTGGCAAATGAACACTTTCGGCAGGAGAACCTGCCCCACCTTTTCGAGTCAGACAACTTTCTCCTGCTTCCGAAGCGAGCATGCGCTTTTGCATCCGCGAGGCCTCGCCGATCGTCTCCGAAAATTTCTGGGCGGCTAGTGTCACGTTGGCAGTGAGTGCGTCAAGACTAGCCGCCAGCGCGGCGTTTAACTCCTGCAGCTGAGCGCCTTGGATTCTGGCCGCCTCCGTCAGTTCGTTCACCTGACTCTGAAGCGCCGGCATCGCGTCCTCGCAAGTATTCGCCGCAGACTTGTCGATTTCTCGCCCAACTGTGGCGACGTCACCGGAAGTGACGACGGCGCCGCTTTTCTGCGATGACTGGGCCAGCGTAACCGACGACGCTGCGTTGCTGCAGCCGCCAATGTAGTGGGCGGCGAGCTCCGAGTTCCGCACGGTCTCGCCGCACCGTTCGCACGGAAGCGCGTGGAAGGAGCACTCCGCCTCGAAGTGTCCCAGGAGTGCCGCCAGGGGGCCCACGAAGTCGCAGCCGTGGACTTCGTTCCAGCAGTGAGCCTTGAAAAGAAAGTGGAAGGACGAGAAACGGGTCATGGTAAACAAAAGCGTATCCATGGCGCTCGGTCGTTTTACAAACGCTCTGGGGTTTCCCGCTCATAGTACATGGGTAGTTATGGTCAGTCCCTTTAAAAATGATACTGATAACTATTCACAATACGTATTCATATGCgagggacatggtcaagacagtctataCAAATCTGTAGTATTTCTAAGCTCTCTTcatccaacaataaaattcacatcagaatcttcAACAGAGCGCATacactttctggacacaacaatataaattgacaatggggcgctaaagacaacgctgtataggaaacctttagacaaacaacagtacctagaatattcGATCCACCATCCCACACATTgaaaacaaggcatctttaaaggccaagccacacgtcTACGTCACTtctgcgttgaaaaccaagactaaaTAAATAGACTCGATCGCCTTAAAGAAActctatcaaacaggaaccacccaaacaacgaccttcaaaaagcctacaacgctgcaaccaaacttcatcgagccgaggtcctcaagccgcGCCCGAGGATCACAAAAACAACAACggctcttcttactactaaattctcaaacgcactcccaaacctGAACAACGttctcagtaaatactacccaattctcaccagcaaccagaaacttaatcccttgaaagaccatgccgctgccttccagctaccccatgcattgcaccccagactccttgtcgccatcttaccTCCTTCAacattactcgacgcattgccgCCACGCTACTAAACTCACTCTTTCAAAtgatgtctttttgggtcttttttgttactcacGCACTGACCCCCTGACCGAGCCGGTCAGGCGGGtttaaagccacaaaaacatgccgccaacgacccCCCTGTGCTCCCTAACCTTTCGCTTCCCCGGCACCTTCCCATGTCCTCTTACTTTTCTTGTTCACTTCTTTTCCTCTTGggttccccccccttttttttctctctcttcttttctttcttttttttcttttcttcctgccTTCGTCACAATActtcccgctcttgtcccctggTCTTGGGAACCACgttcacagacgtcaggcgacagcactCATTCTCTTTGTAGTCTTTCCCTTTACAACGAGCCGCCCCCGAGAACAACCAAACGTAACGTCACGGCACTAAccttttaaaactaacatgccgaggatgacgagacgaagacaggtcctcctatcgaaacgttggccagcctttctgaggcaccataTCCCTGTTCATAGCCTTTatgccacagtgtgctattccatctgtcagcccctttttGATATTGAAGTTACACAATGTTACCCCAAAGCTGCAAGCGGCTGTTTTCCTGCCGAAACTGCCTGTCGTGCGCATTCTGTAGTGTGTGAATTCGATTGAGCGGTGCCGATCGGCAAAGTACATGTTCTTGGAGCACGTAAATAAACACTCGTTGCATTATGAACATGTGTTACATGAGAATGCATGATGTCTGAAGAGTGTCTGAGGATCTGTCACAGCATCGAATTTCGTGTTGCTGCACTTAAACGGTTAAAGAAAATCACGCAGACACAGCGAACATGTTGGAATATATGTGCAGCGATGCTTTCGTGAAGTGGATATTGTAATGCTTGCTATAAATATCTTGACGTAATTCCGCTGTACGGTAAAAGAGTTCACACTACTTCCGTGCCAGCGGCCGCTTGAAACACAGAGAGTTCAACGGGAGCTCGGTGGCATGAGCGATTTGAGCACGCCTTCTTTCAAGTACGGAGAACGCAGAGAATGAAGCACCGGTAGGACATCGACGAAACGACACACATTC comes from Dermacentor andersoni chromosome 9, qqDerAnde1_hic_scaffold, whole genome shotgun sequence and encodes:
- the LOC129383867 gene encoding uncharacterized protein gives rise to the protein MLGAGGRSLHRVCDSVSGVNWRPTRFVDELVVARYACCVCQLIPTTTVLLPCCHVLCEECQRGCATQDGGNVCPLDGEPFCEDECQKLRVPERRKQKLEAHCWNEVHGCDFVGPLAALLGHFEAECSFHALPCERCGETVRNSELAAHYIGGCSNAASSVTLAQSSQKSGAVVTSGDVATVGREIDKSAANTCEDAMPALQSQVNELTEAARIQGAQLQELNAALAASLDALTANVTLAAQKFSETIGEASRMQKRMLASEAGESCLTRKGGAGSPAESVHLPEVTGTLRNLEHFAGQSLRCLEGLVQVQMRDYQPIAQLFLLPRKTDEPTEGCAGSSSPSCTNVNETVYHVILTSRGGDEELATSVTRLHRRDTWFTMGIGRRVRRDSSVIFVKFTWSCKKNIRCLPKAVRVTELKGHGSRDFEEIDDASGGQKFRGENFSWDRSCVLEIAIHN